The following proteins come from a genomic window of Trifolium pratense cultivar HEN17-A07 linkage group LG4, ARS_RC_1.1, whole genome shotgun sequence:
- the LOC123920260 gene encoding cytochrome P450 83B1-like, whose translation MLLVLVLILCIIFSLPLFFLKRRTTTNAPYPPGPRGLPIIGNLHQLDSPILYLQFSKLSKIYGPLFSVKLGLRPAIVVSSAKIAKEIFKNNDHVFSNRPILYGQQKLSYNGLDIAFAQYSDFWRDIRKICVINIFTTKRVSSYSSIRKYEMKQMIKKISNHASSSAVTNLSELLTSLSSTIICRIAFGRRYEDEALEKSKFQGMMHDLEAMLTAFFVSDYIPFMGWIDKLSGLRTRLDRIFKEMDEFYQDIIDEHLDPNRKQSNEEVIVDVLLQLKKQQLFSIDLTFDHIKGVLMNMILAGTDTTSATTVWAMTALIKNPRVMKKVQEEIRSMGVKKDFLDEDDIQNFPYLKAVIKETLRLYLPGPLLVPRESREKCNIGGYQIPAKTILYVNAWAIQRDPDIWKNPEEFYPERFLESSINFNGQDFELIPFGSGRRICPGISMAIALVQIILANILYSFDWELPHGVVKEDIDDERGLGLTQYKKNHLCLVAKIPM comes from the exons atgTTGTTAGTACTAGTTCTTATTTTGTGCATAATCTTTTCATTACCTTTGTTCTTCCTGAAAAGGAGAACCACTACTAATGCACCTTATCCACCTGGTCCTAGAGGATTACCCATAATAGGGAATCTTCATCAACTAGACAGTCCTATTCTTTATCTTCAATTTTCAAAACTCTCAAAAATATATGGACCATTATTTTCAGTTAAACTTGGTTTAAGACCAGCTATTGTTGTTTCTTCAGCTAAAATTGCCaaagaaatatttaaaaacaatgATCATGTGTTTTCTAATAGACCAATCTTATATGGCCAACAAAAATTATCTTATAATGGGTTAGATATTGCATTTGCTCAATATAGTGATTTTTGGAGAGACATAAGAAAAATTTgtgttattaatatatttactACAAAGCGTGTGTCATCTTATTCATCAATAAGAAAGTATGAGATGAAACAAATGATCAAAAAAATTTCTAATCATGCTTCTTCTTCGGCTGTTACAAATTTGAGTGAATTATTAACTTCTCTCTCAAGTACAATAATTTGTAGGATTGCTTTTGGGAGGAGGTACGAAGATGAAGCACTAGAGAAGAGTAAATTCCAGGGAATGATGCATGATTTGGAAGCCATGTTGACGGCTTTCTTTGTTTCTGATTATATTCCATTCATGGGATGGATCGATAAACTGTCGGGACTTCGTACACGTCTCGATCGAATTTTCAAGGAGATGGATGAGTTTTACCAAGATATTATTGATGAACATTTGGATCCAAATAGAAAACAATCAAATGAAGAAGTTATTGTTGATGTCTTGCTCCAACTGAAGAAACAACAATTGTTTTCAATTGATCTCACTTTTGATCACATCAAAGGAGTCCTCATG AACATGATTTTAGCGGGAACAGATACCACATCAGCGACAACAGTTTGGGCTATGACTGCCCTAATAAAAAATCCAAGAGTAATGAAGAAAGTACAAGAAGAAATTAGGAGCATGGGAGTTAAAAAAGACTTTTTAGATGAAGATGATATTCAAAATTTTCCTTATTTGAAGGCAGTAATTAAAGAGACACTAAGATTGTACCTACCAGGCCCACTGCTTGTGCCGAGAGAATCAAGAGAAAAGTGCAACATAGGTGGTTATCAAATTCCAGCAAAGACGATATTGTATGTGAATGCTTGGGCTATTCAAAGAGACCCTGATATTTGGAAAAATCCAGAAGAATTTTATCCTGAAAGATTCTTAGAAAGCTCTATAAATTTTAACGGACAAGATTTTGAACTAATTCCTTTTGGATCTGGCCGTAGAATCTGTCCGGGCATATCCATGGCAATTGCATTGGTGCAAATTATCCTTGCTAATATCCTCTATTCCTTTGATTGGGAATTGCCACATGGTGTGGTGAAAGAAGATATTGATGATGAAAGGGGCCTTGGACTCACTCAATATAAAAAGAATCATCTTTGTCTTGTTGCCAAGATACCTATGTAA